The Raphanus sativus cultivar WK10039 unplaced genomic scaffold, ASM80110v3 Scaffold0693, whole genome shotgun sequence genome window below encodes:
- the LOC130502807 gene encoding uncharacterized protein LOC130502807, translated as MPINSDYSVLNLSGDNYIEWTMNTSGRLKLRGVWKCTKWDNDTPACERSYALKIMKDKLCDDLKMMYSYINDPHYLWYTLNNRYSEMFLHKAEKEWREIKFQNYESVNKYDSDLMRIAYTLNLFGESTTNRDKLTKTRETIHPSDAISLYHASKCTTYFDLLDKLLEIEKKKKTKAENIKQFDEILSIHKLRQEFDLSIPEAGEEQTEWTHVDNELDLFIE; from the coding sequence ATGCCAATAAACTCAGATTACAGTGTCCTAAATCTCTCAGGAGATAATTATATTGAGTGGACCATGAACACTTCAGGAAGATTAAAACTCAGAGGAGTTTGGAAGTGTACCAAGTGGGATAATGATACCCCTGCGTGTGAGAGGTCGTATGCCCTCAAGATCATGAAGGATAAACTCTGTGATGATCTAAAAATGATGTACAGCTACATCAATGATCCACATTATCTCTGGTATACATTGAACAATAGATACTCAGAAATGTTCTTGCATAAAGCAGAAAAAGAATGGCGAGAAATAAAGTTCCAGAATTATGAATCTGTGAACAAGTATGACTCTGACCTTATGAGAATCGCCTACACTCTCAACCTATTTGGAGAGTCGACAACCAACAGGGATAAGCTCACCAAGACTCGTGAGACTATCCATCCGAGTGATGCGATATCTTTATATCACGCCAGTAAGTGTACTACTTACTTTGATCTACTCGACAAACTGTTGGAAattgagaagaaaaagaaaacaaaggcaGAGAACATCAAGCAATTTGATGAGATCTTAAGCATACATAAGCTGAGACAAGAGTTTGATTTGAGTATTCCTGAAGCTGGAGAAGAACAAACCGAGTGGACTCATGTAGATAATGAGCTTGATCTATTCATTGAATAA